A segment of the Candidatus Brevundimonas phytovorans genome:
GCGGATAGTAGAAGTTGCGATAGCTGGGTCGCGCATGCCCCTCCGGCGTGGCGAAGGCTCCGCCGCGCAGGACCATCTGATTGGCCATGAACTTGCCGTTGTACTCGGCGGCCGTTCCCTCGGTCGGCCGGAACCCCGGATAGGGGGCGTAGGCGCTGACCGTCCACTGCCAGACCTCGCCGGTCAGGTTCGAGAAGGCCCCCGCTTCCGTCCGCGCCGCCTGCTCCCATTCCGCCTCTGTCGGCAGCCGCCGTCCCGACCACCGCGCAAAGGCGTCGGCCTCGTAGAAGCTGACGTGGCGCACGGGGGCGGCGGGATCGACAGGCTGTCGCCCGGCCAGGGTCATCGTGCTCCACCCCGCCGTTTCCTCGCGCCAGTAGAGGGGCGCGGTCCAGCCTTCGGCCTTCACCTGGGCCCAGCCGTCCGACAGCCAGAACTCTGCCCGCCGATAGCCGCCGTCGTCGATAAAGGCGATCCAATCACCGTTGGTCGCCAGATCGGCGGCCAGCGAGAAAGGCTCCAGCCAGACCCGGTGCGCCGGGCGCTCATTGTCGAAGGTGAAGTTCTCGGGCCCCGCCCCAATCGTCGTCAGCCCCCCCTCGAACGCCGCCCAGCCTCCCCGCCGAGCTTGAACCGCACCCACACGCGGCTCCGCTTCGTAAGCGGCGGGGTCCAGCGGCGAGCGCGCCATCAGGTTCAGCATATCCATCAGAAACAGCTCCTGATGTTGCTGTTCGTGATGCAGCCCCAGGTCGAACAGATACCGCTCCAGACCCTCATCCAGACCCTCGGCCAGGCGCGCCTCCATGCGACGGTCGATCTCGTCGCGATAGGTCATGACCTCGTCCAGCGACGGCCGCGACATCAGCCCGCGCTCGGCCCGGTCCACGCGCTCGCCCAGCGCCTCGTAGTAGGAGTTGAACAGCCGGTTCAGCCGCGGATCGACCGGGACATAGCCGGGACGCCGCGCCAGGATCAGGGTCTCGAAGAACCAGCTGATATGGGCCAGATGCCATTTTCCCGGACTGGCCTCGGTCATCGACTGCGCCGCCAGGTCCTCCGCCGACAGCCCGGCCGCGAGGCGCCGCAACACGCCCCTTGTCCGCCGATAGACCGCCACATCCTGCTCAACGACGGGGGAAGCCCGAAGGGGTCGGCTCATTCGCTGGGTTCTCGCTGACGGCTGATCTATCCGTCTTTTGAATGCCGCCTGACGCGCACGGTTCCGCTCGCTCACAAGGCCCGGCGCGCGGAACGGTCGTGCAGAGCCCGCGTTTCCGCCACGCGCCCTCCACTGTCGGACCGCGCCGCCCGGCTTTCAGGATTCCCGTTGCATGCCCGATGTTCGCGTGCCTGACGGGCCGCAGGACAATGGCCCGAACTATTCAGCCTCCTCTCGCCCCATCGGGATTGTCGATCCGGCCGACTGGCGTCACGCCATCACCGGCTTCCTGCCCTCCC
Coding sequences within it:
- the egtB gene encoding ergothioneine biosynthesis protein EgtB, producing MSRPLRASPVVEQDVAVYRRTRGVLRRLAAGLSAEDLAAQSMTEASPGKWHLAHISWFFETLILARRPGYVPVDPRLNRLFNSYYEALGERVDRAERGLMSRPSLDEVMTYRDEIDRRMEARLAEGLDEGLERYLFDLGLHHEQQHQELFLMDMLNLMARSPLDPAAYEAEPRVGAVQARRGGWAAFEGGLTTIGAGPENFTFDNERPAHRVWLEPFSLAADLATNGDWIAFIDDGGYRRAEFWLSDGWAQVKAEGWTAPLYWREETAGWSTMTLAGRQPVDPAAPVRHVSFYEADAFARWSGRRLPTEAEWEQAARTEAGAFSNLTGEVWQWTVSAYAPYPGFRPTEGTAAEYNGKFMANQMVLRGGAFATPEGHARPSYRNFYYPHQRWMFAGVRLAADETQIEETGVNAAFRQDMIDGLSRRAKALPPKWFYDAEGSRLFEEITRLPEYYPTRQEAALLRRVAPEWARRFGPDAVLVELGSGASEKTRIVLDAARDLAAYVPIDISPTALNEAAERIRGDYPGLKVLPTVGDFEHLAPPPAEAGKGRRVGFFPGSTIGNLTPEAAVALLRSAREVLGEGSLFILGVDQVKSPDILVAAYDDAQGVTAAFNRNLLVRANRELGMDFEPEAFDHLALWNADQSRMEMHLKATRPMTVRLGKLAFRFGAGETIHTESSRKFDRASVVALAKAAGWEMEAFEVGSDPAVGLALLVA